The nucleotide window TCTTTGATGGTGTTCAGGCAGAGTGGATTGTCCATTTGGCTAGAAGCAACCTGTAACACAATCATGCACTGCTCGGCATTGAGCTCTGGCCGTAACAGTTGAACATCGACAGGCTTCCATTCAACCATAACGCTTTTAGGGCTCGTATCAGTCCCATCAAACATTCTGGCCAATGCCAATAGACTGTGTTCATCGGATTCAGAAAGCGCATCACGCACCTCATAAATATCTTCAGCATCACAGAATCTATTTATTCGCGCGAATACATCTTCCCAGTCGTAATCAATGCTCGGATCGACAATGCAATTTTCTCGATAGTGCAGCCACCGCGATACCAGGTATGCAAAAACTACCTGGTTATATTCGCTCTCCACCGGCAAAGAAATCGCCATATGTTCAAGCCAGGCAAGCATCGCTTCGAAATCCGATTTGATGCCACTGGTTGGCAAAATTGCTTTGTACGTAGTGTAGAAAGCGTCGTTGGTAGCTTGTGAAATGGACATAATTTCTCCTCATAAGTAAGTTTGTGGGGAGAAATCCCAACAGGGATTTTATCCCCATTGGGTTTGTCGAAATGAAAGCGATTTGGCGCGAACTTACAAACTGAAGCAGCGTAAAACTTAAAGCTTGACGCTAGGCTTCAGTGTGCCTTGAAACGGCTGGCTGGCACCACGTCTCAAGGTCGGCTATCTCGATCTTGTTGTTTGGAAATTCCTTAAGATAGACGTCAGGGCCTGCACAGATGATCTCAACAAGAGAGCCTTCCCGTTTAGCCCAATATCTTAAATTTACCTTTTCCAAGCACGTATGAATCTCGGTGATCATTCCTTCATAATATTCGGGAAACGGGTTCATAAATATCTTCAAGGATTATCACGTTGAGTCCACAGATCTTCGCGTAAAGCCAATTCCGCGAGCTCTTTCTTTCGCCAGTATTCAACTGATTCCCGGCTTACCGGTCCTTCTTCGTTGGCTGTTCCGATGTAAAAGCCGGCCGCCGACTCCAAAACCTGTAGTGGCAATCTGATCTGACAATGCGTTTTGGCAAGAAAACCTACCTTCATAATGAACCTCCTTAATTAAAGAAATCCATTAGGTGCCGTCATCCCATTGGATGAATGACCCAATGGGAGTGACAAAAATAAGCGCAATAAAATTCGACCCTATTGCAGCGCTTGTGAGGATCTTTTTAAAGTCACAACGGAAGCCGTTGCCGCTTTAAAATCTTCAATAAAGATGAATGCTTTGTAAAAAACACCCATGTTTATTAGAGATTTATTCGCGTCCATGCGAATAGAAACTTATCTGAATTCGTCGCCGTGAATTACCAACAAGTTAACCATCGAGCACGGTCAAGTCCGCACAACGATTCACGTCAATTTTGCTCGCGGACGGACGCGGTTTAGGTGGGATTTTGCGGCACTACGAACAGTCAGTGCGCTGAGAGTGAATCACGATAATGTACATGATCCATTGTCAACACACTGAAAATCCCGAAGATAAGATGGCCCGGACGTTTACACATCCAGGGCCATGTTTTGATGGGAAGGTATCGCATCTCACTGCGATTGATACGCTGGGGGCAGTTAGAGCCAGTGGGGAGGACGCCAGCCAAGGCAACCACCAGCTCACCCAACGAAAAGATACAAGGATCGTAAAACGATGCGGCAATTAAACCTCGTTCGAGCCGCCAAACCCCTAAGGGCTAAAGGTCGCGGAAACAGCCGCGTCTGGAGAATCGTCATGGTGAAAATGTCGTTTTAACAACATTTTGGCCATGACGCCTCTGGGATGGAGTAATCCATCCCCGAAGCATACATGGCGCGCCAAACCAACACAATCCTACATCCTAATGGGGTTGTTGATAGGTGCGCTGTTGAGCAAATTGCTGGTTCGTTGAGCGAAATGCACCTTGCGGTTTATTGAACTCAAACTCCCAAGCTGTAGCCGCCTTGTTCCAGCGATATCCGAGTGATTTAAGCTCGGCCACCTTGGCCTGGAAATCCGGGTGGCTTTTATCCAGTCTCACAGAGGGTAATACCCAGGCTGTGAGATCTCTCGCCCAGCGATAACCCTCTCCCTTCAGGCGTTCCTTCGTAATTTCGAAGTTTGGCTCCGTCTGGGACAGTTGAACCACGAAAGGGCGATTGTTTGGAGCTTGCGAGGTAGGCTCTTGCGCTAGCTGAGCATTCCGAGCAGATCCTTGAGCATGTACACCAAAATCGGTTGTAGTGGCTTTTTCATTCCGCTTCAGCTTCATCGTCTGATCACCCACTTTGAGATGGAGGATATTGATAAGCTTTGCCGAATAGTTAACCCCTAACTTACCTGGTGTCTGGCTTTCGGGACCGTACACAAATGGTTTTGCACGGTAGTCCGCCAGTCGTAAGCCAACGAATACTTTTGTGTCCGGATCGTTAATGTGCTCCACAAACGGCAGCAGTTCATTAAGGGCCTTTTCACAAGGTATTTTCAACGAGATGAAAGTCTTATCAGGGTTGAGTGGATTTCCTTCCAGCATGCAAAAATTTGCAGACCAGAAAGGAGCAAAATCCTGACCGGACTTCGGGTTAACCAATTCAAGTGAATCAAGGTAACCCAAACCTTCAGTATGGGCGTTGAAATAATTTATTGGGGCTGATTGAGCTTTGGAATTCGAAATCATGTTAATTCTCCGGGGGTAGAAAAAGAAAAACCCGGAGGCAACAGACTCCCGACGGGAGTAGTTCCCATCGGGCAAGATGAAGAAGCCAAAGCTTCAGAAATGAATATAAACGCCGTCTTTCGACACGATCCCATTACAGCGCTTGTGGGGATCTCTTAAAAGGCTCAACGAATAGCCGTTGAAGCTCTTACAAATGAAATGGTAGTCAACCTCGTTGCGCATCGCAAGCATAGAAGGTGATCTAGTCGAGATTCGGGGAAGTTGGCGTGGGGTACGTCTTACTGAATCAAAAAATAAAATCCCCGGGTTAACGCTCGGGGATTTTATAGTTTGATAAATACATCACGCTGCAGCGTTCGCATCAGAATCAGGTAATTCAGTTGAAGCGAAATAAGCATCGACATTTGCAGTCACTGCTGTCATCAACTCAACGTGAAAATCTAACTCGATTTTCGCACGACGCGTTGCAAGAGTTTCCTTATCGGCAATTCCTGCTCCGAGCAGCTTTTCTTTATCAGCTTCTATCCGTGGGGACAGTTGCTCTTTAGGGCTAACAGATTTAACTTCATTTCCGTTCTGACGCAGGCTTGCACCGTGATCAGCGTAAGCGCGAGTAGCACCTGGACGCTGGCCGTAAGTAGCAAACATGTTCAGTTCGGTGTGAACACCAATCTCAGCATTTACAAGTTTGCGCACGAGCATTTGAGCAGCTTCCTGAGACAGATTGACAGAAACGTAGTAACGCTCCTCTCCATCTTTCAAGCCCACATTGAGGTACGGTGTTGGGCGGCCATCAACATCACGCTCGATAACGCGGGCACTGTTAAGAATGCCTGATACATTAATCGGCGTAATACCTTTTTGACGCAAAAAATCCAGAGCCTTTGCAGACGCCGAATCGCCTTTATTGCCCTTGTACCCCTTTTTAGCTTCTTCGTCGCCAACGAGTGCTTTCGCATCGCTGATGAGCGCCTCAGATTCTGGGGTGGAAAAATACAGCATTCCCAAGAATGCACTGTAACGCAAGTTAAAAGCGGAATGATTGGTTTTGGTTTGAATAGCCATGATGTTATCTCCGGGATAGAAAAATAAAAAAGCCCGAAGAGAAAACTGACCCCCGATGGGAGTAGTTTTCCCATCGGGCAATGATGATGAAGCCAAAGCTTCAGATTAGTGAGTCTAAACGCGGTCTTGCGACTTGATCCCTTTGCAGCGTTTATGGGGACCTCTATAAAGGTTCAACGAACGCCGTTGATGCCTTAACACACTCAGTCTAGCGCTAACCCTAAATGGGTTCAAGATGAAACAGCGGAAATGGCGAGTGCATTACTCGACAGCCCACCATATTTTCTCCCACTCAGGATGCGATTGGTAAAAGCTAGAAAGCCACATGTGATGAAGCGCCAATCGCGGATCCTCATCAGCGAGGAAGCAGAACGTGTACATACTGCAGATAATACCGAAAGCGTCTTTGGACACCACGCCGGAATAGTTTCGTCCGAATGGCAAATCAATAAGGAAGTTTTCTCCGGAGCTGGGTGCCATGTAAAAGCCACCGTTACCGAGCTCGAAAAAATCCCACTGATCAAAAACGTATTTGGCACAGATTCTTTCAGCAATATGGTGCGTGAAGTTCTCGAAACGGAAGTGCGCTTTTGGAAAATGCAAAGCAAGCACTTTTGCTCGATCCTGTTCAGGAACCTTTACAGAAAAAACGGAATTAGGCGAAACGGCCAAGCATGACATAGTTATCTCCTGTAGAAATGAAAAAACCCGAGGAGATAAACTTGTCCCGTTGGGAAAATTTATCCCAACGGGTTTGTATCTGACGTTGAGGCTTACGCCTCGAACTTGATGATAAGCACAACCTTTCGGTTTGACTCTGTTGCGGTGCTATTGAAAGTCTACTAACAAGTCCAGCATTGCTGAGCTTGGAAAAATATTAAATCCAATTTCAATTAATCACAAGTGACTATAGCGACATCTTTGTACTGAAAATATTTTTCCGCTAATTCCGAAAATAGAATCTTTTGAAATCCCAGATTTCCGGTTTCACTTTCGTAACATATTTCGCATTCCCTATCGACTTTAGAGTTCCCAAGATAGTTCAAAAACTGCATATATGCATCGCTGTTCATGTCCGGACAAGCCGCTAAGCTTCGTGCAATTTGGTTGATAATCCGCTGGCGCGTTCGATAGCGCCGAGACCGATTGGCCGACTGCTTTCTTTTCATTTCTGGAGTCGAAATGACTGGGCGTCCGCGCAACTTGGCGATACCAAATGCATCCTCCGTGCGTTGGTCAAATTTATCTTTCATTTTTGCTAGTGGCACCAGAAATTTGCGTGACGTCACGCCTAATGTTCGTAGATCAAGTACTCAGCAATTCCAGCTGTTCCCGATGATCCTGCCCCATGGCTCTATGAATCTTAGCGCTGGCACCAGCGTTCCGGCCTGCGTGTGCGGCACTCAAATCTCGCTTGGTAACTTTGCGAGTCTCCAATGTTATGTTGACTACCTCTGGGTATTGTTTCGCAATATACGCAGAGATAATTTCGTCGGCCGCTGGATCAGCTTCTGCAAATTTCGCGATTACATTCCAGACCGACGTAACCCAATGCTCCGCAAAGATTTCACCTTGGCGCCGTTTGGAAGAAAGTCGGCAACGGGAGGACATGGCTGCAACGTAATTGCGCCTATCCTGGATAAGTTGACGATGCAGAACATCGAACGTGTAGGTAGCAAAGTCCGGTTGATTTCCAACGCCGATAATCACTGCTTCTTTTCGAATCAATTTTTCGGTGATAACGGTGCAGGAGAACGCCTGAGCGCAGGTATTGGCTAATTTAATCAGCCAAGTTGGCGGGCGTACACCGATGTTAAAGCGGGAGGTGACGGCAGCAGACGCGATGATGTCGGCCCTTCCTAGGTTATGGGCTGCCATTAAGGCCTTCGCCTGGCGCCAAGCAATTTCAGCTTCATGTGGATTGGAAGATTTTGCCATTGCCAAGCACTTGGATATTTTTTCCATAATGCGTTGATTAATATTTTCTGTCATGTCTCCTCCGCTACTTTCAGAAATTTATTAATTTTGTAACAGGGCATGTAGCAGTCGGCATTTGAAACTCACCGCGCCGAAGACGAGTGCGCCTATCAATTATTTCTTCAACAGTTAATTGGGATGGTTGTTCTGGATAACTTGCGCCGGTCGGATTCAAATATGGTCCGTTGTGGTCATAGGTTGGATGGAAATATTCGCTCCAAATCGAGATGTCGTCCTTGCAGCCGAAATATCTGTAGATATGGATGAGATCTCTCGCAACTTCATTTTTTTTACCTGCGTCAAACGAGAGCCTGAAGGCGCTTAACGCACCGGAATAGTTAGAAGCTCTAGCCTGAGCTTCCGCTCTTCGTAATAAACCGATTGGTGATTTTCCGACGTATTGATCCCATTCACTGGCTAGCTGAAATGTGCGTTCCTCATCGTAGACGTTTGCCTGAATAAACGAGTCTATATTTCTGTAAGCCACCAAGGTCGAAATCACTTTGGAACTGTTAAATTGTCTTTTGCAATCCCAGTCATCAATCTTCATGCATTCAATAAGTACCATCCTTAGTCTTTCGAAGTTTGATTGGGTTGGTGAGGTTGTATATTCTGCAATTGCGGCGTTTGTCTCTGAATCGATTTTCACCTCATGCAAAGTCGATCTCAAAAATAAATAGATAATAGCAACTGCCAGAAATATTCCAACTAGAATATCCCACCTAAATTTTTCAAAAAAAAGCGATTTTAAGTTCATGGCATTATCCGAAAAGAGACCGCCCCGGATCACCGGGATGATCAAGCAGACCGCGCTAACGATCAATTCAAATACTGTGGTAGAAATTTGGTAAAAATGCCCTCCATGGCGCAGGGTAAAGCGATTAATTTATATGCAGGATTAAAAGAAGCCTGCTATAGCGGCCGAGGTTTTTTTATACATCGGGTCTTGAGCTTCTTCGAGTTTTAGATTTGATTTATTTGCTGTCGTCACTATGCGCGTTGCATATTCTTTTTGGTTGGATTGTTCGGTGGAGGATTGATGAACGCCACCGTTGTCCGAAACTTTCGTAGTAATGCTCGTGTCGCGGGTCACTAACACGCCTGACTTTGCGCGCTCTTTGATTTGTAC belongs to Cellvibrio zantedeschiae and includes:
- a CDS encoding DUF3577 domain-containing protein: MISNSKAQSAPINYFNAHTEGLGYLDSLELVNPKSGQDFAPFWSANFCMLEGNPLNPDKTFISLKIPCEKALNELLPFVEHINDPDTKVFVGLRLADYRAKPFVYGPESQTPGKLGVNYSAKLINILHLKVGDQTMKLKRNEKATTTDFGVHAQGSARNAQLAQEPTSQAPNNRPFVVQLSQTEPNFEITKERLKGEGYRWARDLTAWVLPSVRLDKSHPDFQAKVAELKSLGYRWNKAATAWEFEFNKPQGAFRSTNQQFAQQRTYQQPH
- a CDS encoding antirestriction protein; the encoded protein is MSCLAVSPNSVFSVKVPEQDRAKVLALHFPKAHFRFENFTHHIAERICAKYVFDQWDFFELGNGGFYMAPSSGENFLIDLPFGRNYSGVVSKDAFGIICSMYTFCFLADEDPRLALHHMWLSSFYQSHPEWEKIWWAVE
- a CDS encoding DUF7168 domain-containing protein is translated as MTENINQRIMEKISKCLAMAKSSNPHEAEIAWRQAKALMAAHNLGRADIIASAAVTSRFNIGVRPPTWLIKLANTCAQAFSCTVITEKLIRKEAVIIGVGNQPDFATYTFDVLHRQLIQDRRNYVAAMSSRCRLSSKRRQGEIFAEHWVTSVWNVIAKFAEADPAADEIISAYIAKQYPEVVNITLETRKVTKRDLSAAHAGRNAGASAKIHRAMGQDHREQLELLST